The genomic window ACAACAACACGCTTCATTTTATATTTTGAATGTAGCGGCGCCAAAGCCATCACCATTTGGATGGTAGAGCAGTTTGGGTTTGCTATAATTTTATCCTCTTTTGTTAATTCGCTTGCATTAATTTCTGGAACCACTAATTTTTTAGTTGGATCCATTCTCCATGCAGAAGAATTATCGACTACCGTTGTACCAACTGCAGCAAATTTAGGTGCCCATTCTTCAGATGTTTCACCACCAGCAGAAAAGATAGCGATATGTGGCTTTGCAGCAACAGCATCGGCTAAACCAATAACAGTATATTCTTTATTTTTGAAAGTTAATTTTTTTCCAACAGAACGCTCTGAAGCAACCAATAATAATTCGGTAACAGGAAAGTTACGTTCTTCTAAAACCTTTAGCATCACCTCACCTACCATTCCAGTAGCGCCTACAACTGCTATTTTCATAATTCTTTATTTATTAAAATTCTGTTAGCAAAATTAAGTATTAATTCCATTTTAAAATCTAAAAAAAGCCCTCATTTTATAAAAATGAGGGCTTTTTAACAACAAATAACAGCGTGTTAAATATTTAACAGATTGTTATTTTTTAAGTAAATCTCTAATTTCAGCAAGTAAATCTTCTTGAGATGGTCCAGCTGGAGCTTCTTCTTTAACCTCTACTGGTTTCTTTGTTTTATTATATGCTTTTACAATTAAGAACATTACAAGACCTACAATAATTAAATTAACAATAGTGTTAATCCAAGCACCATACATAATTGCATTTTCTGCAGTAGTTACCGCACCTTCAGCATTAACTGCTGCTTCTGTTAATACAATCTTCATGTTAGCAAAATCGGTTCCTCCTGTAAAATGACCAACAACCGGCATTACAATATTATCAACGAAACCTTTTACAACTCCACCAATAGCTCCTGCCATGATAACAGCGACAGCAAACTCTATAACGTTGCCACCTGTAATAAACTCTTTAAATTCTTTAAGCATAATTTTAAATTTTATAATTTTCTTGGTTAATAATAATTAAGACCCCAATATAGTTAAAAAGTCACAGTCTTAATAAAATGTATTCACTTAAGCTTCAATAATTCGTCGCTTTACTCGCTGGGAAATACTCGTTATCAGCTCATAAGAGATTGTGTTTGCCGTTTGTGCTAAAGTTTCTGCGGTAGAATTAGCATCGAAAACAATAACCTCATCACCCTCACTACAATCTATATCCGTAACATCCACCATAATCATGTCCATACAAACATTACCAATTATGGCTGCTTTTTTATTATTTATAGTAACAAAGCCTTTACCGTTTCCGTAAATTCTACCAATACCATCGGCATGACCAATTGGTATAGTTGCACTTCTTAATACGGAATCACTTTTAAAAGCACGATTATAACCAACAGTTTCGCCCTTTTCTAATTGATGAATTTGTGAAATGGCCGTTTTTAATGTCGCAATAGGTTTAAAATTTTTATTTTCTTCTTCGGAATTTCCAAAACCGTACAATCCAATACCGCTACGCACCATATTAAATTGTGCTTCAGGATAATTTAAAATCCCTGAAGTATTACACATATGAAGCATGGGTTTGAAACCAAAAACGACTTCAAAATTATAAGCAATCGTTTTAAAAATATCAATTTGATTTAAAGTGAACACTTTTTCTTCTAAATCTTCACTCGCAGCTAAATGCGAAAAGATAGATTTTACAGCAATATTTTTGGTTTCACCTATAATATTATGAATCATTTCAACATCACCATGCCAAAAGCCCAATCTATTCAAACCCGTATTAAACTTAATATGAATAGGGTAGTTTTGTGTTTTTTCCGCGGAAGCGATATCAATAAATTCTTTTAATATTTTTGAATTATAAATACTTGGTTCTAAATCATTTTCAATTAAGATTTTGAAATTAACAGTTTGTGGGTGTAGCACTAAAATAGGCTTAGTAACACCCGATTTTCTTAATGCAACACCTTCATCGATATAAGCTACAGCAAAATAATCGACTCCAAGATTTTCTAAATAATTTGCTATTTCCGAAGCTTCATTACCATAGGCAAATGCCTTTACAACCGCTAAAAACAGTGTGTCCTTATTAAGTCTCGATTTTAAATACTCAAAATTATGTTTTAGTTTTTTTAAATCGATCTCAAGAACAGTTTCTTTTGCTTTAGACATCGGAATCTTTTATTTTAGATCCAACCTCCTCTTCATCTTTAACTTGCATGTTCCGCACCTTATCACGTTCCATAGCTTTGTAATAAGCCGCTCGACTTAAAGGTTCATACTCTTCAACTTCACCTAAAAGCACCAAACTATCACTTTTTGCTTTCCGGTAACTGTATTGTGCTAAATTCCCTGTTCGGGTACAAACAGCATGTACTTTGGTAACATAATCTGCGGTTGCCATAAGGTTTGGCATAGGTCCAAAAGGATTTCCTTTAAAATCCATATCCAATCCGGCAACAATAACACGCACACCTTTATTAGCTAAATCGTTACAAACGCGCACAATTTCATCATCGAAAAACTGAGCTTCATCTATGCCAACTACATCACAACCATCGGCTAAAATAGGGATGTTTGCAGCTGCTGGCACTGGTGTAGAACGTATTTCGTTAGAATCGTGAGACACTACCATTTCCTCATCGTAACGCGTATCTACGGCAGGTTTAAAAATCTCAACACGTTGCCTTGCAAATTGGGCACGTTTAAGTCTACGGATGAGTTCTTCGGTTTTTCCCGAAAACATCGAGCCGCATATGACTTCAATCCATCCAAATTGTTCTTTATGATTTACCGTATTTTCAAGAAACATTTCGTAATTTTAACACTAAAATTGGTTTGTATAAAGGTGACGCAAATTTATTAAAAATCAAACGCCTTAATACCTTTAAATTTTAAATTTATAAACAATGAAGAAGAAATTAGAATCTGAACTTGTAAGCATAGCCCATAGAATTCTGAAACTGAAAGGTAAAGAAGATGTAATTAAAATGCATACCGAAGCTAAAGAATTATTTGAAAAGCTATCGGTTTTAAAATTTGCTCAGGAAAATTTTGAAGATAGCATCCCGA from Algibacter sp. L1A34 includes these protein-coding regions:
- a CDS encoding thymidine kinase translates to MFLENTVNHKEQFGWIEVICGSMFSGKTEELIRRLKRAQFARQRVEIFKPAVDTRYDEEMVVSHDSNEIRSTPVPAAANIPILADGCDVVGIDEAQFFDDEIVRVCNDLANKGVRVIVAGLDMDFKGNPFGPMPNLMATADYVTKVHAVCTRTGNLAQYSYRKAKSDSLVLLGEVEEYEPLSRAAYYKAMERDKVRNMQVKDEEEVGSKIKDSDV
- the alr gene encoding alanine racemase; its protein translation is MSKAKETVLEIDLKKLKHNFEYLKSRLNKDTLFLAVVKAFAYGNEASEIANYLENLGVDYFAVAYIDEGVALRKSGVTKPILVLHPQTVNFKILIENDLEPSIYNSKILKEFIDIASAEKTQNYPIHIKFNTGLNRLGFWHGDVEMIHNIIGETKNIAVKSIFSHLAASEDLEEKVFTLNQIDIFKTIAYNFEVVFGFKPMLHMCNTSGILNYPEAQFNMVRSGIGLYGFGNSEEENKNFKPIATLKTAISQIHQLEKGETVGYNRAFKSDSVLRSATIPIGHADGIGRIYGNGKGFVTINNKKAAIIGNVCMDMIMVDVTDIDCSEGDEVIVFDANSTAETLAQTANTISYELITSISQRVKRRIIEA
- the mscL gene encoding large conductance mechanosensitive channel protein MscL; the protein is MLKEFKEFITGGNVIEFAVAVIMAGAIGGVVKGFVDNIVMPVVGHFTGGTDFANMKIVLTEAAVNAEGAVTTAENAIMYGAWINTIVNLIIVGLVMFLIVKAYNKTKKPVEVKEEAPAGPSQEDLLAEIRDLLKK